GTCGGTCAACGTCATCGGCTTCTGCAGTGACGAACGGTGGGTCGAGCATTCAGAGCGTGATTTTGAGCTCAAAGTATCTGAAGGCAGCGCATGAGCTTCTGGAAGAGGTTGTGAATGTTAACAACGCTGAGTTGGCGacgaagaagatgatgaagacaGTTGGCGAGTCATCCACTGCAGCAAGCGGAGACGGTTCCATTGGTGGCGAGGGTAGCGGCAAGCGTAGCTCAGAGCTTTCCTCGGCGGAGAGACAAGAAATTTCACTGAAGAAAGCAAAGCTACTGAGCATGCTTGATGAGGTAGAGCAAAGGTACAGACAGTACCAGCAGCAGATGGAGGTGGTGGTGTCATCGTTCGAGCAAGCGGCGGGAATAGGGTCGGGTCGGACATACACGGCGCTTGCATTGCAAACAATTTCGAAGCAGTTTAGGTGCTTGAAGGACGCCATAACAAGACAGATCAAAGGTGCAAACAAGAGCTTAGGAGAGGAAGAAGGGTCACGCCTTAAATATGTTGACCATCACTTGCGTCAACAGAGAGCTCTCCAACAATTGGGAATGATCCAGCACAATGCTTGGAGACCCCAGAGAGGCTTGCCTGAACGTTCTGTTTCTCTTCTTCGTGCTTGGCTCTTTGAACACTTCCTCCATCCCTATCCCAAGGATTCTGACAAGCACATGCTTGCTAAACAAACTGGCCTTACCAGGAGCCAGGTAACTAACACTCACTTCACACTAACACTCTTTCATTTCCTCATTTCCTCTCCTCTTATGACTTCACCATCACAGGTTTCAAACTGGTTTATAAATGCTCGAGTTCGACTTTGGAAACCAATGGTCGAAGAAATGTATGCAGAGGAGATGAAGGATCACCACTTCAACAACAATGCTACTACTTCTGACGACAAATCAAACAACACCAACAACCAAGACCCTTCAACAAAAATTGCAGACAAACTTCCAACATCTGAAACAGAATCTCATAAACAAGACCACAACACTCCCGTGGTGTCACCACTTGAAGGGAACATGAGAAACCAACCAGGGTTCAGCTTCATCATGGGATCATCAGAACTAGAAGGAATCACACAACACCAGCAGGGAAATAGTCCAAAGAAACCAAGAATCAACAACAATGAAGCTTTGCATAGTTCCCAAAGTAACATTCCTTCCATGAACATGATGGATGTGAAGCACAATGAGCAGGGGAGACAAGGATATTCTTTCATGGGGAACCAAACTAACTTCATTAGCGGTTTTGGACAGTACCCTTCCATTGGTGACATGGATAGGTTTGATCCAGAACAATTCACAACACCACCACCAAGGTTTTCAGGTAATGGAGTTTCCCTCACTCTTGGTCTTGATTCATTGCCCGGAACGCACCACCAATCGTTTCTACCAAACCAGAACATTCAACTCGGAAGAAGCATTGATATTGCGGAACCAAACGATTTCGTTGGCGCCATGAACACTTCTTCATCTCCTCATTCCTCTGCTGCTGCTGCATTTGAGAGTATTGGCATGCAGAATCCAAAGAGGTTTGCTGCACAATTGTTGCCAGACTTTGTGGCCTGAATAAACCATATATATTGAAGGTTGAGGAATCAAACAAAGTAGTGTAAAGAAAGGAGGAATATTATTCTTTACTTTAGTATAGGTTTTATAGTTCATACCATGCATAGAACCATTTGAGTTCTTACTTTAGGTATAGCTTTAGGATTTGAGAGAGTATATTGTTGAATGAGGttgtatattatttttgtaacttgTTAAAGGTGGGATAGATATTGGCGATGTCATAAAAGTTTACTTTGATAAAAGATACCAAATATTTTCCTCGATTGATATGATATGGTGTAATAtatattttctgcataattctcCAGCCATTGAAGTGCCTAATCTATCTGTTTAGAGCGTGTGCAGAGAATGAGATTCATATATCTGTGTTTAAGAAACAAAAATGCTTCATAAATGCAGCATTATGATACTTTGTTTTGCCAGTCTCCTATTCAGAACCTTCCATATGATGTAAAATACTGGACAACTATAAAACACTAACTGATTTGAGCATGCTCCATTGTAATTAGAACATACCAAGTGAGACCAGTCAACTATCATCATGCATAGAGATTTTGTTTACTCTTGAATCAATCATCTCAAAATACATTTTCTACATTTTATAGTTAAAACTAACAACGTTTTACAAAATCTACAATGCAATTTACATTGAACTGTTGTAGTGAATGGAGATGATCAGATTTGGATGGCTCCTACCAAAATTTCCATTCACAAGCCGAAAAAAAAGGGTTCATATTCTCTTCTAAATGCCTTGATAGGAATCTTTGGATAAGCAGTTCTAAATAGTTCATTAGAAAGAAACTGAATCTGTGAAATTTTCAAATGGAGTTGGTCATGGCATGATCATCCCCTAGCAATGACAATCTTCTCTTAGCTACCTTAGACCTGTAGCACCATACTTCAAATGCCTCAGTTAGGTCCGGATACCGAATACACTCATTTTCCAACCATTCAGTTAAAACCTCTGCCTGATCTGCAGATGGTAACGCAAGAATAATGGAAACAAAAGAAGACTCTAGGGATTGCCATAGCTCTCCATCCATCTTAATCACCATGCCATCTTCACCATTCATTATGGCAGAATCGATCATCGGTTTTGTAACCCTCACAAATGGAAGCCACACTTTCAAAATCTGAAGCCGTTTTGCAGTTGGCAGTATGACACTACCATACCCGATTGCCTCTAGAACCTTTGATGTCACCTCAATTGCCCGGAGCTTCATCTCGGTTACTTCCTTCGCAGAACTTCCTTGCTCAAGCACCTTAACAATCTTTTCTGATACATCAAACCAATACTCAACAAGTTCTCTCATTATCTCCAACTTACTAAGTATCTGTGAGACCCATGACAAATCAGTCAAATATGACAGAAACAACTGAATATTCCCTGCCTCGGAGAGCGATTCTGCAGAATCACAGAATGGAGCTATTACTGAGTTGTTAAACCTAGAGAACAATCTGTTTAAACAGTCTATGACCTCGTGTCTTATGTTGTCATCAGCTGTCAATAAAGGAGCATCATCATCTTCAGTTATCATATACTCGAGCTGCTCTTGCGCTGAAGACTTGAGATCATTCATTTCGGGTGGAGGAGATGATGTGGCAAATCGAATAGCCGAGACAAAGATGTTTGTCAAAGCTGACTGGCTGACCGGCTGAAGTCTAGCTAGAATAGGCTCTGCTTGTAACCCCATTCGAGGTACAAGTCTCAATATCTCCTCCTCCTCGGCCTCCTCCCATGCGACTGCTTCTAAGTAGTTCACACATGCAGTAACAATTTGTGGGCATTCAAGCTCAACTGCCACCTGAAGAATGCCGAGCGCATTTCTAACACCATGCCACATATCGTCACCTGAATCATCAATGTTAACGTATAGAAGGCGTATGAGATTCACATGGTAATCAAAATCCAATTCTTGGCAATAGACATCGACACAGTGACGAGAACCAAGGATCTGACATGTTGGCCAGTTCTCAGATAGCCGGTCGGCGAAATACTTGCAATTTTTGGTAAGAATCTCAGAGTGGCAGTACAGCCAATCGTCTCGACCTTCCTGTGTGCGAAGCCTCACCACAACATCACTGGTTGGTTGATCCCCAATTACATGGGTAGTCTTTTCTTCTTTATTCTGAAAGAAACAGAACAACATAACTTCCTCAGAACATAATAAAGAATTTAACTGTCCCTAAATCAAGTCTGAATTCAACCTAAGAACTACACTCAAGCATTTAAAAGTTTAATGTAGTGCATTAATGTAGCCATGAAGCCAGTTTCAGAAATTGAAAGAATTAACAACTGAATAAGAGCCCATAGAATCTAATTATTAAATTCTCTTAAAAATACAAAAGGCAACAAGATAAATTATGATTACTGAAATGGTGAGAAAAAACTTACAGCAGGATCCATTGAAATGAAGACAGAACTATGTAGCAAGTTGTTTCCACATCTTAGCAGCTGCACAATCacacaacaacaattaaagtCTCCATTTGGATCTAGCAAGAACAGTGGCTCAAAACAACACATGCAATACAAAACAATCAAATCAAccaaagaaacaaacaatatCAAAGGAACTACCTTGTTGGATGAGTAATTTGGTAAGGAATAGAAGGAAATGTTGGAGGGTTTAAGGGGTCCAAATAAGGAAAGTAAGTAATTAAGTGGAAATGGGGGTATTAGAgagaagaaacaaaaaatacatCGTACCGACACGAAAATAAGCAAGGATGGTGGTTGTTGTAAAAGAGCACCGCTTCGTTTGATGGCGGCTGGTTGGATTGGAAGAAAACCCCAGAGGATGAAGGAACCGAATAGATCAACCAAACTTTGTTATCTTCCTACTCATTCCCTCACTCGCACTCTGTTTTCTATTAtttctcaatttcttcttctttttattttggggGAACATTTAAGTTTgttaccttcttttcttctatttatcCAGTATtccttttgtttcttttctcaACTGCTAACCGGCAGTTAACAAAACCCTTGCTTTAATTCATTTCCCAATTCTTTTTAGTATTCTTAGTAAATTCCATATTCAGCAACATGTTACTTTTTATGGTGTATATTTATGTGTAATTGTTTTGATGTAAAGTTATTAGTTAagaattattagataatttaatatatttagttAAACTGTTATTTAGGTAAATATCAATTCAATATctaaaagattttgagattaacaaaataatacTTATAATATTATCGATAAAAtggtttttaaaatattttaaaaattgacaAATGTGTTTCTAAATTTGTTAGGGtacatttttaataaatataatgtTGATATAGATACCATATTTAATAATATGACAtatttctttaattaattactgagttgaattttttaattaatttttaataattataagatAGGAAATTTCCATTATTCCTTGTTCTGAACCCTAAAGATGAATGCTCATCTATTTTGAATCTACCACCACCACTACCACTTTTAGATGTCTTGAATCACAGCAACGATCACATTCCTACTTTCTTAATCATCATCGTTTTTTTCGTATGTGTCATTTTTTTGCCTTCTTTTACTGTGTCATCAACGTCAAGTTTTACTCCCCCAAGAGCAGGTCAATGActtgttttgtttgtttgaGTGAGTTTGAAGAAAACAACACCCTCAATTCTATGATCTTctcaaattaaaaagaaaactaaaaacaaagattgaagaacaataaaaaatcaattcaaCAGCAactttaaaaatacaaatttgcTTATCAGCATCCCGCAATcccataaataaaaatttagcacaaattaatttaattttgttcaCATTcaaaaaatgaaatgcaaagAAGTTGACTTACTGGAAGGAAGAGCGACCAACGACAAAAAAGCTGACAACGACGATAAAGAACGATCTTGTTAGAGGCGGCGATAGAGACCGGACTACGACAAAGACGATTATGTCTCTAACCATCTTGTTGGATGGCGACGAAGACGATTCTCCTTTGATGCAACGAAGAAAGGCGATGCTTCTGCCTCTGATGATTCTCCTCAAGTATGTAAAGACGACGTTCTCCTCGACATAGGTTAGGCACGTAATAGCGACATTCTCCTTGAATTGGGTCTTAGGTGCGCGACGACGGTTCTGCGATGACCTTGAGAGTGCGAGAGAGGGAAGCTTGATAGTGGGAGGAGGGTGGCAGACGACGGTAAAAGGAATGGTGGAGGCACATTTTTCAACGAGAGTGGCTAGGAGAAGTAGCGAGAGGGGAGGAGTTAGGACAAAAAAATTGAGGATACAGCTTGTAATTGTTAAAAAGTAATTATAAAAGTTGAATTAGCTAAAAAAATATGTCATATTATCAAAATACAGTGACCATCTCAGTACTTTTTCATTGGAGATGGACACTTTTAAGAACACgcttatcaatttttaaaatcaatcaagTACTATTTTGTTGATAACATTTATTCAAATACTATTTTATTAGTATCAGAATCTTACGGATACGAAATTAATATTAACCTCATTGTAATTTAACAATTCTTAACTAacaattttacataaaaataattatatgtaaattttcgTTAACTTTTATTCATGAAACATTGTTACATCAAGAAAACAAATTTAGAaccttaaaagaaaaaatatttcaGAATGTTACAATACTTTTTATGTTgatataaaaactaaaaaaactCATTTATTCTTGGtcttatttttaagatttttaaaattaaatattagatTTATTCTCAGATTTTAGTTCAACGTCAAAAAGATCAATTTGTTAGTTTTTCTtagactaattttttttgttatctaTAATTATCGTATGGCTTTTGTTTAAAAATCTTCTATGAAAAAATTCAgcaaaatattattttacataaaatatatattttccgTTCAtgtaaaataaacaaaaacaaaaagaaatgaTGACTATTTATTTATCGATAATTATATATGATTTCagtaaaaatttatatacaattatttttatgtaaaaaaattaataattaaagaCCGTTAAATGACaatctaattaaatttattaaattatttaataatttttaattactaattttatACGAAAACAACTTCACGTAAATATTCCCTTATTATTTATTCGATGCACATTCATTTCTTATACTCAAAGCTAActcatacaaaaaaaaaatgtaaactATGAAATAAGCCTATATATCAATCATTTTCTATGatcttatattttatataaagataaataaacgaATTTGACTCttctgaaataaaaaaataaattaattactattaGATTTacaatttttatcatatataataaatttcaCTGTTTTAATTCAATAATGATTATAATGTTTTCACCATTTTGATCTAACATAATCAAATACGAGAGCGTCTGAAATATCGATGAGTTACCCCCTCGCACATCTGCCAGTGCCACCAACCATATCATGATGATATCGTATATATCTCTGATTGGCTATTAATTATTTGTTTCTTATCATTTTTAAACGCATCTTTCCACTCCCTtcctctttgttttctttctccCCCAACTTGCCAACTTGCCATTCATATATGTACGTAGACGTAGTTATGTACATCGCCACATACATGAACAATACGTCACTATGTATATAATATTGTCTATTgcatcattttaatttttttctatatatagaaagTTGATTTAGTTGTACATAAATACATATTTGACAGACTTATGGaccaaattattattattattactgaTCCGTCCATTGGAATTCGGGCAAATATCTCCAAGAATACCTAAATTCGGTTATAAAAGTATCATTTATCTGTGATTTAACTTGACTTAATATCACATTAAAACAAAAAAGCGCAACGATAAGATATAGTTTTTCTAATAAAAGAATTTCACAGCTACCATTATTCAGGATATATTTGAGATATATATTATTCTATTCTATCCTGTAATAAACACGCAGCGAGTTACAATTCAGAATACACAAGAATGAATAACTACTAAAACAGCATATTAATAATTTGATACGATCATATAATATACTAATTATGAGACTTGACTTGAGTATTAGTCGTAGTATTATTTTGGGAGTGAATCCTCTCCTGTAGAAAAAAACTGGATGGTGTTCAGTGTTAAtctcattttttattgttttttttttttttaattttgatcttacttatagaattaaaggtgagagatcacattttattctctcaagtgttaaaaaattgagaagatcgattttcttatttttggtTTGATAATTAGATAAGGAATTGGTGGAAAGAACCACACAACTGTAGTTCCTAAAACATTTTTAATAAGCAGCCGTCGGCAGAACAGTATAAGCGTTGAAAGGGGAAGGTTGGGCTGTCCCCAATGTTGTTGGAAATAGACAGCAAGAACAAGCTTAAGGTGGTGGGCTTCGAACCGATTAATGTGGACAAGGAATATATCAAAAGCTGACAGTTTGGGCCATAAAATCCCCTGGTTAATCACATCGTATGCCAATTTCGTTTTTCTAGTTTGTTATGATGAAGAGTAAATTACCAAAATTGATCACGAAAGATTAAAGTGACGAAATTGAtcatacataataataataataataataataataataataataataataataataataataataataacaataacaacttagTCATCAATAATGTTCTTTGCATGTCAAATCTAACAATTTCTTAATTACGGTTGGATTCATTGGTTAAGCATCTTATGTGTAATTTTATTGGTGATTTGGCACTTGTtgatgtaaaaaattaaataaaaataattaattcaaatccTAAATTCGGCTCTTTTTGTCACGAATAATGTTatacattaaatttttttataaattaaatcaaactaAGTTAAGCAATAAGACTTAGAATAATGTTAAGTAtaactgatttttgttatattagaccaatttaattaaattttattaataaaaaaaattggatgtacagtattattcttgttagaaacaagagagtAATTTAAAAAGTGTATTATTTAGATTTTTGTCAAAGATACAATGTATAAGAGTACATATAGATGATAAAAGAATCAAAacaataaaagtataaaattctacaatAAATATACATATATGCTATATAAATGAAGGTGATACTAACTGATCCTAATTGCTTTTAATTATACTCTAATATTCTTCCGCAAACTCAAGTAGGAGCTAAAGACACCATCTTAAGTTTGGATACTAGAATTCGAAAACGAGTAGGATGATGAGCCTTCGTGAAGATATCTGTAGTCTGATCCAGAGTTCCAACAACTATGAGGCAAACAACATCAATAAGGAGACATTGACGAACAAAGTGACAATCACTCTCAATGTGTTTGGTGCGTTCATGAAAAACATCATTGTGGACAGTTTGAATAGCATTGCGGTTGTCACAAAAAATATCAGTCAGGGACGACTAAGGAGCACCCTGGTCTTCGAGAAGCTAATGAATCGAGACAACCTCAGCAGTGGTGTCAGCAAGAACACGTTATTTAGCTTCTGTGCTTGAGCGAGCAATGAACGTTTGTTTCTTGGCTCGCCAGGAAATGAGAGTGTCActaagaaacaaacaataatCAGTAGTTGAACGACGATCAGTGGGATCACCACCCCAATCAGCATTTGAGTACGCCTGAAGGGATAAAGATGAATGGGCAGAAAAAATGAAGTCCATGAAATAGAGTGCCTTTGATGTAGCGAAGAATGGCCATATAATGAGTAGTACGAGGACTTGATAAGAACTGGATAAGAACATGAACTGGATAGATGATGTCTGGGCATGTGACAGTCAAGTAGACGAGACCTCCAACTAACTGTCGATAAAGAGTGGGATTATCCAAAACAGTCCCATCGATAAGGGTAAATCAAACATTAGGCTCAAGAGGAGTAGATTATCTGTAATTCCGGCACGAGCAAGAAGATCTGAAGCATACTTAGCTTGAGAGAGATAGATATCGTCATCTGTAGATATGACCTCGAGACCAAGAAAATAACTGAGAgaaccaagatctttcatctcaaaagtATGGTAAAGGGAGGCTTTGAGATTAGAGATCCCATCAACATCATCTACAGTAATgatcatgtcatcaacatacaaAAGGAGAAGAACAACTCCATATTCACTTTTACAAATAGGAGAGCATTCTCATGAAGGCTGCAAGTGAAACTGAGATTACATATAGTGGTACTGAACTTGTCAAACCATTCACGAAGAGCTTGCTTAAGAGCATAAAGTACCTTGCGAAGAAGACAGACTTTGCTAGAAGGACAAGGATAACTCGGAGGTGGTTTCATATAGACCTTCTTTTTTAAATCTCCATTAAGAAATGCATTCTTCACGTTCATCTGACTGAGAGACCATTTTTTGATTGCAACAATGGCAAAGAGAGCTCAAACATATGTGAGACGAGTAATATGAGCAAAAGTCTCTTCGTAGTCAATTCTATAGTCTTGTGTACAGTTTTGAACAACCAATCGTGCCTTATAACGGTCAATAGAACCATCAGCGCGAGTCTTGATCTTGTATACCTATCTACTACCCATAACTTAGGAGGatcaaccaaattctaagtgtGTGCTTTTTTAAGTGCTTGAATTTCTTCTTGCATTACGAATTTGGATTTGTGGAGACTTCTCTGAATGTCTTTGGTTCATGTTGATGaataatagtagaaaaataatgataatcaaGAAGATGAGGAGGTGAATTTCTTACCCTAGAAGAACGAGTGGAAGGAGGAGGCATGACGGCAAGGGTAGGATCATCGTTCAGTCTGAAATCATTGGGAGATAGAGAAGGCGGAAGAGTAGGAGGCTGTATAGGTTGACTCGAGATAGATCCTATAGAATTATCTctagaaaaaatattaacattGGGGTTAGAGAAAAAGGGCAACTGAGTAGGAGGAATTGACTCAAATGTGGAGAACCGAGAAAACATGTGATGCTCCCAAAATACAACATGACAAGACAGACGAATACGTCTAGAGAGAGGATCCTAACAACGATAACCCTTGTGTTCGGTGTCATAACCAAGGAAACAACACATGCGAGCCCGATGTTCAAGTTTACTATGTTCATGAGGTTGAAGAAGAATAAAACAGACACAACCAAAAACTCGAAGAGAACTGTAATCTGGAGAAGAATGATAAAGGCGCTCAAAGAGAGTAATGTTACCAATGACAGAAGAAGGAAATCTATTGATAACATGAACAGCAGTAAGAACAACTTCACCTCAAGTACGCTCAGGACACGAAGAAGAACTAAGCATTACACGAACAGAGTCAAGAATGTGGCGGTGGTTGCATTCAATTTGTCCATTTGGTTGAGACGTACCAGGGCAAAAAAGCTCAAATAAAGTACCCTGTTCTGCAAGAAAGGTTAAAAGTTTGGAATCACGGTATTCCATAGCATTATCGCGTCGAAAAACTTTAATGACCTTGGAAAATTGAGTTTTAATCATAGTGACAAAGTTAATTTAAATATGAGGTAGTTCATGGCAATTAGTCATCAAATAAATCCAAGTAAAACGTGAATAATTATCATTGAAAATGACAAAGTATCGAGCTCCTCCGATAGAAGCGGTGGGATCGGGGCCCCAAACATCAGAGTTGATAAGATCAAAAGGAGAGCAAACAAGAGATAAATTATTATGAAAAGATAAAGCAGATGGTTTGGAAATTTGACaagaaatacaataaaaaaaactcaTTATTCACCTGACCTAAAACACCGACACAAGAGGACACAATTTTTCTAAGGAGCTGTGAGCAAGACAGTGATGCCACAAGTGAAGGGTAGATTGAGAAGAAACAGCATAGAGATTTGACATAGAAGAAATATGAAGATTCTCGAGTTCAAACAACCTTCCGACCTTACGTCCAGTCCCGATGATTTGTTCCGTCCGACGATCCTGTACACGATAACCAGAAATGAAAAATTGACATCAAAACCAAAATCAACAAGTTGACCATCAAAAATAAGATTAAAGTTCAATTTGGGAATATAATAAGTATCAGGGAGATTAAGAGTTGACTGGAAAATAGAACTCTTGTGTGTCGCGTGCAAGAGGGAACCATTAGTAGTAATAACAGAATGTGCATTTGTAGTGGTAGACAAAGATGAGAAAAGATGACACAAAGGAGACATGTGAATAAAGCAACCGAAATCAAAATACCATTTAGAATTATCTAAAGGAGTCGAAAAAGTAGCAGGAATATTCcccaaggttgcgagaaccggacCAGTCAATGAACCGGTGAGGTCACTGGTTCAATGGTTCACTGGTTCGACCGGAattcaaccggtttaattaaatattaaataaaaatattaaaaaatctaaaaataattttaaatatataaattcaataatttctaacctaataaaatttaaaatttcacataataaattattcataacttaATATTAGAGGTTCACAAACAACTTCAAACATCAAAGTTTataactaaaaacaaaaaaacgcACATAATGACAAACCCATAATGTTTTACATTCAAAAGAAACAATTAGTAGCAAGTTTTCAACTAATCAAAGGTGCAACTCATCAAAAATCATAATCATCATTAAGTGTTCCAATATCTCCATCATAAACAGGTAATTCAAAGCCACCATCTTCAGAAGTACCACCAAAAGAAGCTGTATTTGAAGAATCAGCGACATCAGGCAAATTCACATCAACTTCCACATCTCCTccatataataaaataaaataaaaaaccaagaaaaaatttaagttaTAACTTTACAACATATATCTTTAGTAAATGAAACAAGTTTTGCTATTTCAATCACCTTTAGGATATGAAGGCATAGCATTATCCATGTAAATTAAGTTTTCAATGCCTTCGATGTCTCCATTAGTAAATTCTGGATCATCTTCATTCTCCATTACCCAAAAATCTACTGTGTCAATGCTTTGAATGTCAATTGGATCATAATTCTTCTTCTTGCGATGTAATCTAGATTGAAGGCGTAGATTATAAGTCACATAAACAATGTTACTTAGCCTTTGATGCTCTAATTGGTTTCTCCTATTTGAATGGATTTGTTCAAAGAGGCTCCAATTCCTTTCACATCCGGATGATGAAgatgtttgatgaagaagacgaATCGCCATTTTTTGCAAGTTAGGAGCACTCCCCCGTGTAGCCTCCACCATTCACCTACCTGGATATGAAAGTCAAACATCAATTCtcattcaatatttaaaaaaccTTCAAAGTAAATTGAACATAGAAATATAATAACTTACCAGGTTCGAGTCTCTTAATTGCTTTCAAAGCACTTTCCCTTCCAAAACTTTCTTTTCGA
This sequence is a window from Arachis stenosperma cultivar V10309 chromosome 10, arast.V10309.gnm1.PFL2, whole genome shotgun sequence. Protein-coding genes within it:
- the LOC130958037 gene encoding BEL1-like homeodomain protein 1, producing the protein MATYFHGNSEIQAPSSADGLQTLVLMNPPPPPPAAAAAYIHYPDAPPPSHAPANLLFLNSSATGNNSFSPHAPPPHTQQFVGIPLSSQDINHHHDVSALHGFLHRMQYNPWTTMDPTSAARETPRAQQGLSLSLSSQQAGLGSFRDVAPQALSGDEICGGRSTSSASAVTNGGSSIQSVILSSKYLKAAHELLEEVVNVNNAELATKKMMKTVGESSTAASGDGSIGGEGSGKRSSELSSAERQEISLKKAKLLSMLDEVEQRYRQYQQQMEVVVSSFEQAAGIGSGRTYTALALQTISKQFRCLKDAITRQIKGANKSLGEEEGSRLKYVDHHLRQQRALQQLGMIQHNAWRPQRGLPERSVSLLRAWLFEHFLHPYPKDSDKHMLAKQTGLTRSQVSNWFINARVRLWKPMVEEMYAEEMKDHHFNNNATTSDDKSNNTNNQDPSTKIADKLPTSETESHKQDHNTPVVSPLEGNMRNQPGFSFIMGSSELEGITQHQQGNSPKKPRINNNEALHSSQSNIPSMNMMDVKHNEQGRQGYSFMGNQTNFISGFGQYPSIGDMDRFDPEQFTTPPPRFSGNGVSLTLGLDSLPGTHHQSFLPNQNIQLGRSIDIAEPNDFVGAMNTSSSPHSSAAAAFESIGMQNPKRFAAQLLPDFVA
- the LOC130958039 gene encoding BTB/POZ domain-containing protein At3g05675 isoform X1: MDPANKEEKTTHVIGDQPTSDVVVRLRTQEGRDDWLYCHSEILTKNCKYFADRLSENWPTCQILGSRHCVDVYCQELDFDYHVNLIRLLYVNIDDSGDDMWHGVRNALGILQVAVELECPQIVTACVNYLEAVAWEEAEEEEILRLVPRMGLQAEPILARLQPVSQSALTNIFVSAIRFATSSPPPEMNDLKSSAQEQLEYMITEDDDAPLLTADDNIRHEVIDCLNRLFSRFNNSVIAPFCDSAESLSEAGNIQLFLSYLTDLSWVSQILSKLEIMRELVEYWFDVSEKIVKVLEQGSSAKEVTEMKLRAIEVTSKVLEAIGYGSVILPTAKRLQILKVWLPFVRVTKPMIDSAIMNGEDGMVIKMDGELWQSLESSFVSIILALPSADQAEVLTEWLENECIRYPDLTEAFEVWCYRSKVAKRRLSLLGDDHAMTNSI
- the LOC130958039 gene encoding BTB/POZ domain-containing protein At3g05675 isoform X2: MDPANKEEKTTHVIGDQPTSDVVVRLRTQEGRDDWLYCHSEILTKNCKYFADRLSENWPTCDDMWHGVRNALGILQVAVELECPQIVTACVNYLEAVAWEEAEEEEILRLVPRMGLQAEPILARLQPVSQSALTNIFVSAIRFATSSPPPEMNDLKSSAQEQLEYMITEDDDAPLLTADDNIRHEVIDCLNRLFSRFNNSVIAPFCDSAESLSEAGNIQLFLSYLTDLSWVSQILSKLEIMRELVEYWFDVSEKIVKVLEQGSSAKEVTEMKLRAIEVTSKVLEAIGYGSVILPTAKRLQILKVWLPFVRVTKPMIDSAIMNGEDGMVIKMDGELWQSLESSFVSIILALPSADQAEVLTEWLENECIRYPDLTEAFEVWCYRSKVAKRRLSLLGDDHAMTNSI